The Pirellulales bacterium DNA window TCGATTCTGGTTGTAGGTCCGCAGAAACTCGCCGTCGGCCAGTCCTAGCGCCGGTTCCGCCGCTGTCGCCCACTCGGCGAAGTCCGCCATGCGGGGTAGTTCGTCTAGCCGCACGTTGGGCAGGCGCCTCATCGCGGTCGAAACCGCCGTCAACAGCGCGCCCAACAATCGCGGTCGCTGCGCATCGAACGATTTCCAAAACTCGCGTTCCGTCCGGCGCCGATCGGGGGGTATCCGCAACAGGTTCACCAACAGGGCGCGGTCGAGCAAATCCCCCCGCACCAGCAAATCCTCAATGCCGGTCAGCATCGCGGGGCGCGTCGCCGCCAGAATCGTTTCCTCATCGTCGGAGTACAGTTGCCGCGCGCTGAAACCGGCGCCTGTGGCCAATCGACAAAGACAGTCGCTCAACCAGCCAGGGACCACGCTCAGATTGTCATAGCCGATTACCCAGCCATTAGTAGCTGCAATCATCAACTCATGCGGATTGCGCGGCATGTCTCGCAACTCGGCGCCGTTGGGGTCAATGAGCTTGCGCAGACAACTTGCCGCCGTCGTCTTGCCGCTCCCTTGCTCGGCGCTCAGACAAAGCACTGGATAGGGGCCAGTGGGACGGGCCGCCGCGACCAGCCAGGCCGCCACCAAGGGCCAGCCAGCCGCATCGACGTTGACGTAATCGCGCAGCGCGTCGAGCGCGCCCCCTTGTTCCGGCAGGGGCAAGGGCAGCATCGCCTTCGTTCGCCGGAATCGGACGGGGGGATTGTCCACCACGCGCCAGGCGGTCGCGTCGATTTCCACCGCGCGCCAACTCGCGTCGGCCAGGTCGATGTAGATGCGCCCCTCATGCTCGGCCAATCGCAACGGCGCTGGATGTTCCGCGCCGTCGTACAGGGCTTTCGCTTCCAGGACGTTCATGGCGTCCGTGATGGCCTGACTACTCGCCGCCTTTTCCTCCGCATGGAAATACAGCCGGGCCAGCCATTGCTTCACGGCGCGGGATCGCAGCTTGTGCGACTGGACATGTTCACCAACGGGCATCGAAGCGAACGGCTCGCCGTTGGCGTCATGCCACAACTCGGCGCCGTAAGCGATAGCTGTCTGGACCAGCGTCGTAGATGCTGATGGCGTCGATTCTTCGCGCTTGCCTTGTCCTTTTTTGTCACCTCTGGTTGAGGGCGATGGCGCCCAGACTTCCGCCGCGTCAGCCAAGTCCTCGACCGTCCGCCGCAGGTCGTCGGCACTGGCCGCCGCGCGGGCCGCCACGAACTCCACCGCGTCCCCGCCCTCGGGCAGGTCGGGTAGCTCGACCAGCTTGACCACCGGGGCCGGCGTCAGTCTCGCAAGGATCGACGCCACCTTGCCGGCGTAATCTGCGCCAGCCGAATCATGGTCAGGCAGGATGATGATTTCCTTTCCCGCTAATGGGGTCCAGTCGGCTTTACGGGGCGACTGGGCGCCATGTGGCGAAGTAGTCGCCACCAGACCGAGAGCGCGGATTGCGTCAGTCGCTTTTTCCCCCTCGCAAACGTAGACGCGAGTCGCGTCGGGCAGGTCCGTCAGCCGATACAGTGGGCGCGGGTCCGGCATCCCGCACGCTACCCAGAGGAGAGCGCCATAGCGGCTCACTGGGCGGATTTCCTTTTTGCCATCGGGCAGATTCCACCGCAGCACCGCGCCCACGATCTCGCCGTTGGCGTTGTGGTACTCCCATTGGTGGGACACTGGACCCAGCCGCTGCCCCAATCCGATGACGGCGCCGGCCAGTGTGGCGAACCGCTCGCCTTTCGGCATGGGCGCTGATTGCGATTGCGACTTGCCACTTTTCTTGCCGCGCGAGTCCGCGAACAGGTCCGACATGCTCATCCCTAAGGCGGCGCAGATAGCCGCCGTGGTGCATTTCGCATGGCACTTGATGAGCGCTCGCCCATCATCCCCCTCAGTGATGGACAATGAGGGGCTACGATCTTCGTGCGCCGGGCAGCACGCTATCCAGCCGTTGCCGGACGGTTTGGCATCGCGCAGCTTCGACAACAGCGTTTGAACGGGTTTGGTACAATCCATTACGTCGATACTCCATTTGGCCCGGCGCTACTGGCATGGCGTCCGGGCTTTTTTTGCTGGCGAACCCCCGCGAGAGAAGAGCGCTAGGCCGATTGCCGCCGCGCCGCGATGAAGTTTTCCAGGTCGCTCATCGCGTAGCGCACCGATCGCGCGCCGAGTCGCACGGCTGGTAGCTGGCCGCTGTCGGTCCAACTCCACAACGTCCGCGTGCTCACGCCGATGGCCTGCGCCGCCTCACGCGGGGTCAGCAGCAGCTTGGGGGCAGGCGGGGAAACAGGTCGCGTGATGTTGACGTTCATGGGAATGGCCTCGATTGGTCGCAGGCCGCGAAGTGCGGCTTGCATGGGCGACGTTTTGGCAAAGAGCGCGCAATTGCGGTTGCCAAAAGACAGCCGTCCGACAAATGTCGGACGGAAAGAGACGGCAAATCACGGCCAGAAAAAGCGAAAAAAAGCCGCTGTCCGACAGCCGTCCGACAAATGTCAGACGGATTTCGCGGTTCGATATTTGGCCGCAATGTCTAGCAGCTTCGGCGAGTCCGCGCGATACAGATACTTGGGGCTGTTCACTTCGGGGTTACTGACTTCACGGCAACAATCCCAAAGGTTCCGCCGCTGGCGTCCTAGCGCCCTATCGAATGCGCAGCGCTGTGTGAGATGCACGCCAAGGGCGTCGGCCAGGGCCGCGCCGCCCAGATAACCGACAAGCGCCTCGGGCCGCTGGTCCGTCTCGCCATCCCCCTCGGGCCGCGCCTCGATCTTGGCTTGCGCCGCGTCGGTCACAACGGTTTCGCTCGCCACGGTCGGGGGCGAGTCATAGACGTTAATCGTTGTGATTCCACGCACTTGAGATTCGCGTTTGTCCTCCGGCCAAGCATCGACATGCGCCCTTCCGAAACGTACAGATTCCTTGCCGGGGAAACTCACTCGCATTATCGCGCGCAAAATCTCTTGAACCTGTTCGCGCGCTCGTCCGTTTGCATGTAACACTGCAAAGGATATCGTACTCAAGCTACTGGGGTTCCAATCCAACGATTTGCGAAGCCTCTCAGCCGCCAATTCAAACTCGGTCACATATCCGCGCAAGCTTTGGGCGTTTGTTTCACTGTCCGCGTCCGCGCGGAGTTGTTCAAGCAGTGTCCAAATTTCGTAAAGTGATTCCAACCGCCGCATGGATCGCGCCGTGAACAGGATTCTGCAATTAGTGCTTTTGGCCGCAAAATCAGCTACGGACGCAGCATTGTTGCATGCGAGAAGTACAACGCCGCTTTGATCGTTGAAGCCGATCCGCTCTAACTCTGCGACAAGTTCAAAAGTAGAACCGCCCGACAGGCTCTCACGCGAACGTCGGATGC harbors:
- a CDS encoding helix-turn-helix domain-containing protein; translated protein: MNVNITRPVSPPAPKLLLTPREAAQAIGVSTRTLWSWTDSGQLPAVRLGARSVRYAMSDLENFIAARRQSA